gtagcaccacacagacttgaacaattgagttctgctcagtcaaCAGAATTCACAGCCGATTTAGCCTGAGACACaaagtgtcaaaaaaaaaaaaaagagcacccTAGCTCACATGTCCAGCTCCTCACAAGATCTGCATATCAGTACCCTGCCACCCAGCTATGACAGACCTGAACCCGTGAGCTGTTCTCTCCCATGCAGATGACTCCTTGCCACTCCCCATACAGCCCGCCTCGGGACAGGCCACAGGTTGACCACAATGTGAGAGTCACTCCCTGCAGAGGAGACAAGTGCGATGCCATCCATGAGCCAGCAACAGGGCTGGGTAAGACACACCTGCACAAGTGACAGTGATGCACAGCATTGGGGCAAGAGGAGGTTTCAGGGCATGACAATACCTAGAAAGGGGCAATGCAATTTGGCCTGCATGCACAAGGACACTGCACCACAGACCAAAGAGAGGGTACATCTTCTCTAAATGGCTCTGGCATTATCTCCCCTGGCACCTATCACATCTGCAGGCCCACAGTAGAGCAGCAAAAGAAGCTGAGTTAAGATAGAGGCTGCCAAATCCATCTATAGAGTGGCTAACTGATAGTTTGTAGTTAGTCATGGCAAAGAAAGCAGGGTAACGGAACTAAACTGAGAAAGGTGGAAAAAGGCCTAGCGTGTAAGGGCACTGAACTGAGACTCGGATACAGTTCCCAGTTTCCTGTGGGACTTAGGCAAATCACTTAAACTGcgctgtgcctcagcttccccatctgtGTTAGGTGTCTAAAGAAACAGCAGCTCCTTAGCAATGAGACTGATTCAGCTGTGGAGTCATCTCCCAAGGGCTGTGATTAAAACCCTACAGGTTGGGATGTTAGACAAGGACTCTACAAGTTACACATTCCACGCATAAGTTCTGCACTCAGAGCACCAACAGATCTACCTGCTGCTGCTATGAGGTTCATGAAGCTGGTAAGGGACAAGATGCCGTAACAACAAGTGAGTCTGACCTTGCACCCAATGCCCAGGCTGGGGTGTAGTCTGTTCCTTGCTGAGATTACGTACCAGGTTCTCCAGCAGCGCTGTCTGGTATGTGATCTTTGCTGTTGCCCGGAGCCCCCTGCTAGCAAAAGTCAAGAATAGCattagtttccccatctgtaacatTAAGACAATGCTTGATACCCCCTTAATGGAGGTGCCCAGAGGCTTCCCTCGTGTTTGGAAAACACCAAGTATCGCACCCTTGGGTGACAGCCCCAAAGAAGCAGACAAAAGGGCCAATTATTGGGGTGAGTGGGTGCCCATGTTGCTCCACTCAGATCCAGCACCACTCAAGCAGAGGGCTTCACAGTGGGACATGTTTACAAAACTAGCCATTCACAGTCAGTCTTCTGGAAGAAAATAGAGACGTTTTTAACAGCTCTACTCAAGTAGCTCAGTATCATGACTGATCTGGCACTGGATCCTCCCAACCCCAGTGTTCTGGGGCCTTATTATTAATCATGAtgcaggaaagactgaggaatTTAATGAATACTCCTTTTGTGTGTTAGAAAAAGGAGAGGACAATGTGCCTGTTTTACATGAAGGTGACAAAGTACTTTCCAGTCTATTAGTAATGGAGAAGGATGTAAACAGGGAAACAAAAGGAAACTCCAGGAGACTGCAATGACTTCAAGAAGGGTGGATTCTCCAGCTCTTGGAGTAATCAAGGCTGGATGCCTTTTTGGAGTTGCTTTAGACAGACAATCTTGGGCTCAAGAGAGGAAGAAGTAACATTATACAGGGAGTCATCCAAGATTACCAAAGGAATACCCAGGCTTTCAGCTACGAATAAAACCAGACCTTTGCCACTTCCAGACAGCATCTCCACAGATAGGCAAAGGATTGTAGGGCCAAGAGCAGGGTGCGTGCACACACTTCCAGGCCTGCAAGATGTTTGCACTCTCTGGCTGTCACTCCCCTTTCAGTAAGTACCTGCTTACCGTAACAAAGCCCCAAGGAGCTTGGTGACATTGTCTGAGGACTGGATCACGATCACAGGCTTAGCGAGGACCAGGGACACATCCAGCTGCACGAGAAGCAGAGCAGACACATTAGCACGGCAGTGGAACCAGCTTCTTTCGAGCCTCCACAGCAAGATGAAGAGAAGCTGGTGAAAAGCGTCTACCTCTCGGATGGCATTCTGATTCAGCGCCAGAATGAGCAGGGCCGATGCTCCTAGCACCAGGGCTCGCTTCATCTGTTGGGGGAAGAGACCAGAGAGTTCAGCCTGCTACACACAACACACATACGGGGACCAAAGACGATGACAGGACAGGCCAGCAGCCCGGCAAGCTTCTGAACAGTTCCTCTTCCCGCACAGGAAGATTTGTCTCCAGTCCCCCTCGCTCTCGGGATCATGGAGCCAACATGTGCCTGGCTGAAGAGGTCCTGGACCCCGGGGCCCTTCTGGCCTTCCCTAAACCGGCCCCAGGCAGAACAGCAGCTTCTCTTCCGCCTCCCCCGGAGCCGCCTCAGGAGGGGGATGCGCCCCAACGCCCTTGGGAGCGCGGGGCTGCCGGCGCCAGACGAAGGGCCGTCCCGACCCGGGACagcccggccccgctccccgcCCGGGCGCGCCCACCTTGCTGACCACGGCGGCGGTGAAGGACTCCTCCGAGCTGCTCCGCGGTGCCTCcgcctgctcctctcccagcgGCACCACCCCGATCCAGCTGGCCtcctccgcctcctcctcctgcttctccgGCTCGGCCTCCGCCGCCCCCACCTGGGCACGGGCACCGGCACAGCGGGCGTCACCGGCAGTCCGGGCCCTGCCGCACTGCGGCTCCGCGCCGCCCGAgaccccccggccccggccccggcccccgccccgctCACCAGGCGCAGGCGGCCGCGCACCACCTCCCGGCGGGGAGGCTGCCCGAGGCCGAAGCCGGGGCCGAGCACGGCGCCCTGCAGCGTGTAGTGGGGTCGCGGCGCGCCGCCCCCCGGCCCCGGCGGCAGCAGCACCTCCACGCGCGCGGCGGCCCGTCCCGGCAGCGCCCGGCCCGGCGGCACCAACGGcgccagcagcagcggcagcagcaccgCGGCCatggcccgccccgccccgccccgccagcTGGGGCCGGCAGCGGAGCGCGCCGCGGACAGCCCGGCTCGGCTGGGCTCGGCCGCCCCCTGCGGGCCCGGAGGACGCGAGCCGGACTgactgcccggcccggccccccggCGCGGGGCGGCATCAGCCTGGGGGAGGCGGGTCTGCGCTCCCGAGAGCCTAAGTCCCCTCGCGGCCGGccttgcagccccagcccagcgaGAGCCGGCCTgtccccgcccgccccgccccgccccgccggtgACAGGAGCCGGATGCATCCTGCCGTCGGTCTGGGACGCAGAGTGCACCCCCCCCGCGTGTGCAGGGACCCCGGGGAGTCCGCCCAGGGGGAGACACCCCCGCCCTGGACAGGGGGGGGCAGCAGAAACCTGGGGGCATCCGAGCGCGGAGCCTGCGCGTGGGCTGCCCGCCAGAAGATGTTGGAACCTGGCAGGGTCCCACTCCGCCGCGCCGCGCTGCGCCACTCTGAGGGGACACCGCACGAGGGTGCATCACAAACCATTCAGAAGAAGCAAATATGTCTCTTTTCCCAGTCCCCAGCCAGAAGTGCCACATAGGCCACAAAACTTTTGAAAGTGTGGTTGCCCAGCAGTCACAACACCTCATGCTCACCTCTAGCAGCACCCTTGCGGTGTGACTGCCTCCCAGCAAGTCTGGGTGCGTGAGGGGCAGCACTAATTCGAATAAAACTCATCAGCAGAAGGGCAATCAACCAGACACTTTCTCAAACACAAGTGCTTTTTGGATCTCTCCTACATGTTGGCCCCTTCTGTAATTACCCATCCTACATCACTGCAGACTCAGATCTGCCACCCAGGCATGATAGTCATGGTGTGTCTGGCAACCATGCATTTTGGCCTATACAGAGATCCAGGTCTGATTGGTATCAGAACTGTGTCAAGAGGATATCAGCTGTATCAAGGCATTATCTTTGGGCCCCTAGGCTTTGGGGGAAGTGGGCCAAGAGAAATGTGCTACTGAGAACAGCCTGCTAAGCCAGGGTCCCAGGGAGGAGGGCTGCAGTGGGACCCCCAGACACAGAGCCACGGGGATCTGTCTGTCTCGGTCCATGGGGCAGAGGTAGGATGACAGAGTCAGGCTCCCCAGGCCAATCTGCCCCGAGAAGACATCCCTTCTTCTCCAAACCCTATTCCATGCCTAGTGTGCCTGCTGCATGTGATGCTGAAGAGCAAGCTATCCCATTCACGTGTCAGGCAGCTCTGAGACGTCAGGCTGGCTGATCAAGGGATTTGTGGAGGATTGAGATGAATTAGCCCCAAGGCTGACCTGCCTCCTCCTGGGGCAAGGGAGGAGGAGCCAGGAACAGCATGAACTGTAATtgtggcagggggcaaggtggAGTGACTTGCTCTTGGTAGAGGCAGATTAATGAATGGCGCGGGGCCTCCTGAAACAGGGCCAGCCAATTTggaagctgccaccactgctgttttTCTGCAGGAGCAGTTTAGTCAGGTCAGGCAGTGCctgttaggcctgtgcgaagcggctagtattcactttggagtcagtcaattcgggggacagtgatttgattcagtgattcaaatcaccgtcccgattcgattcggctgaatctgattcagagatttggcagcagccaaatctccgaatcagccaggccaggcccattaCCCGCctttctcccagcccagcaatgactgccctgcctgccccagcttcccgcacttggggaaaaaaaagcccccactcagcgggtgctgccaggcagggggtgatccccgctgccccacactgcatggagagctctgcatgagcccccaagctcctcccccactcccccaagcccccccatgggtgcctcGCGCggaccagctccagccctttaagaaaaaaaaacaaacctaaagaAACACCAAACTCACCGCTCCTGCCGGCGGGGGGCAATCCTTGCTGTCCCCCATTGCCCTGCGCCACGTgagggctctgcacgagcccccttaagtcccaaggctgcaccaggagcggagagtcctggggctttttttggctttttttttcttaaagggccggtgGAGCAGGGGGTGTCGGGGGGGGCTCAGGGCAaatcccccccatgcagcatggggcagaagggatcgccccccccccccccacccagcagcacctggtgagcaccagggctttttttttaagtaccaggagctggggtaggcaggggcagccatggagcactgggggagcaggcaggggtccccccatatTACCCTCCCTCAGGCCCCCCGCCCCTAGTAtttaccagcttggagtggctgcagctccgtgctgcagccaccagggactgcccaaatcatcaaagttctctgaatctttgccaaagattcggagagctttgaatcaattcacaccttttaattggtcccaattcgatttggattcaacgagtcggccaccgaatcgggccgaatctcctccaaattgaatcaccacctgaagcttcgcacagccctagtgcctgtAGCACCCTGTTGGCTACTAGAGGATCTGTGCACTCATAGTTGGAGGCGCAATGCCAGCCCAATCCTACAGGGTTGTTTCTTGTATTTGTGCCTTTTTCCTATTTGGCTATGTAGTCAATATTGGCAATTTTCTATCATGGGTGGTAGTCAGGGCAGTCATCTTTGGGTCCCACACCCAGGGCCCCAAAAATgcttgatctgcccctggctcttaGCCTCAGCAGCCAAAAGGGGGCAGAGTCTTGATGTAGATATTATTGACAATGGTTAAGCCTTGTTATAGCCAAGCTAGGGAGTAAGGAGCAGAACAGAGGGGCTCTTCAGTACAAAggcaaccaaaaaaaagggggttgaTAGGACACAGCCAGCTATTTAAAGCTAATGGCTATTTAGCGCTAATTATGATCTTTCCACTCACCACCTGGATGCCCTGCTCTCTGTGGGTAATTTTCTCCCTGACAGGCCTCATAACACTGCTGGATAAACTCTTTTGCCCGGTCCTCTTTGGTCTGAAGAACCTTCAGCCT
Above is a genomic segment from Alligator mississippiensis isolate rAllMis1 chromosome 10, rAllMis1, whole genome shotgun sequence containing:
- the RNF215 gene encoding RING finger protein 215 isoform X1 is translated as MAAVLLPLLLAPLVPPGRALPGRAAARVEVLLPPGPGGGAPRPHYTLQGAVLGPGFGLGQPPRREVVRGRLRLVGAAEAEPEKQEEEAEEASWIGVVPLGEEQAEAPRSSSEESFTAAVVSKMKRALVLGASALLILALNQNAIRELDVSLVLAKPVIVIQSSDNVTKLLGALLRRGLRATAKITYQTALLENLGVTLTLWSTCGLSRGGLYGEWQGVICMGENSSRVQKYLQQLWNTILLIALILCTGVIVQAQRQSRQDQSDQDTELDLKQLILQRLSALKTRRYHPGKHLRSRGCEIDSCAVCLDQFHKNQVELGRDKEFLTCLRVLPCSHEFHRDCVDPWLLLQQTCPLCKHNILGSCCGES
- the RNF215 gene encoding RING finger protein 215 isoform X6, giving the protein MGDSKDCPPPAGAVGAAEAEPEKQEEEAEEASWIGVVPLGEEQAEAPRSSSEESFTAAVVSKMKRALVLGASALLILALNQNAIRELDVSLVLAKPVIVIQSSDNVTKLLGALLRRGLRATAKITYQTALLENLGVTLTLWSTCGLSRGGLYGEWQGVICMGENSSRVQKYLQQLWNTILLIALILCTGVIVQAQRQSRQDQSDQDTELDLKQLILQRLSALKTRRYHPGKHLRSRGCEIDSCAVCLDQFHKNQVELGRDKEFLTCLRVLPCSHEFHRDCVDPWLLLQQTCPLCKHNILGSCCGES
- the RNF215 gene encoding RING finger protein 215 isoform X2, with amino-acid sequence MAAVLLPLLLAPLVPPGRALPGRAAARVEVLLPPGPGGGAPRPHYTLQGAVLGPGFGLGQPPRREVVRGRLRLVGAAEAEPEKQEEEAEEASWIGVVPLGEEQAEAPRSSSEESFTAAVVSKMKRALVLGASALLILALNQNAIRELDVSLVLAKPVIVIQSSDNVTKLLGALLRGLRATAKITYQTALLENLGVTLTLWSTCGLSRGGLYGEWQGVICMGENSSRVQKYLQQLWNTILLIALILCTGVIVQAQRQSRQDQSDQDTELDLKQLILQRLSALKTRRYHPGKHLRSRGCEIDSCAVCLDQFHKNQVELGRDKEFLTCLRVLPCSHEFHRDCVDPWLLLQQTCPLCKHNILGSCCGES
- the RNF215 gene encoding RING finger protein 215 isoform X3, translating into MAAVLLPLLLAPLVPPGRALPGRAAARVEVLLPPGPGGGAPRPHYTLQGAVLGPGFGLGQPPRREVVRGRLRLVGAAEAEPEKQEEEAEEASWIGVVPLGEEQAEAPRSSSEESFTAAVVSKMKRALVLGASALLILALNQNAIRELDVSLVLAKPVIVIQSSDNVTKLLGALLRRGLRATAKITYQTALLENLGVTLTLWSTCGLSRGGLYGEWQGVICMGENSSRVQKYLQQLWNTILLIALILCTGVIVQAQRQSRQDQSDQDTELDLKQLILQRLSALKTRRYHPGKHLRSRGCEIDSCAVCLDQFHKNQCLRVLPCSHEFHRDCVDPWLLLQQTCPLCKHNILGSCCGES
- the RNF215 gene encoding RING finger protein 215 isoform X5; protein product: MAAVLLPLLLAPLVPPGRALPGRAAARVEVLLPPGPGGGAPRPHYTLQGAVLGPGFGLGQPPRREVVRGRLRLVGAAEAEPEKQEEEAEEASWIGVVPLGEEQAEAPRSSSEESFTAAVVSKMKRALVLGASALLILALNQNAIRELDVSLVLAKPVIVIQSSDNVTKLLGALLRGLRATAKITYQTALLENLKYLQQLWNTILLIALILCTGVIVQAQRQSRQDQSDQDTELDLKQLILQRLSALKTRRYHPGKHLRSRGCEIDSCAVCLDQFHKNQVELGRDKEFLTCLRVLPCSHEFHRDCVDPWLLLQQTCPLCKHNILGSCCGES
- the RNF215 gene encoding RING finger protein 215 isoform X4, whose protein sequence is MAAVLLPLLLAPLVPPGRALPGRAAARVEVLLPPGPGGGAPRPHYTLQGAVLGPGFGLGQPPRREVVRGRLRLVGAAEAEPEKQEEEAEEASWIGVVPLGEEQAEAPRSSSEESFTAAVVSKMKRALVLGASALLILALNQNAIRELDVSLVLAKPVIVIQSSDNVTKLLGALLRRGLRATAKITYQTALLENLKYLQQLWNTILLIALILCTGVIVQAQRQSRQDQSDQDTELDLKQLILQRLSALKTRRYHPGKHLRSRGCEIDSCAVCLDQFHKNQVELGRDKEFLTCLRVLPCSHEFHRDCVDPWLLLQQTCPLCKHNILGSCCGES